The sequence AGAGGATGATTCTGGCAAAAAGGCATAAAGGATGCACACAATCAAATTAtttgaaaatagaaagaaaaaaacaacGTCACACAAGAAACTGTAAATAGTATGGAGTAGCAATCATCAACATCGGCCACCATCTTTGGGAACATAAGAAGTCTCAAAATGTTCTCCACAAGTAACACTCCCAAAAACAAAATGATGCGCATGTGGCGCCATTGCCCGTTCCAACCTCTAAAGGCCAAACTGTGTGTTTCCCCCCCAAAGTGCAGGCCCGAGAAATCCATGGACAATGATTCAACTAGAGAACGACCTATATacacacacaccaccaccaccgtacCGTCATTTCCATCTATAAGCAACACGGACTAGATCTAGAGTTTGCACCTAGAAGATAAAGATCTAGTTTCGAGAGAACCACCGAACCGAAATCACATCGTGCTACCGCCCTACTTGTCGAGCCAACACCGTCATACTTCATACCTTTACAAACATCATTTGAACATAAACACAAAGCGCGACACTCGACAATGATAAAGCCGCAGGCCTCGTGCAGGAAATCTGTGGCATAGTTCTGAATTAGGACTTAAGAGATTGTTAATCTAAAAATTCATGGGATATATTATGTAAGTATTAATTAGAACATGGGAATTGTTTATTCTTTGTAAGATGAAAttgtatcatactccctccgttcctaaataagtAAGTATAAGGTGTTTTAGATAATTTCAATGTAGACTACATACATATTGAAATGGATGAACATACACATTAAAACGGGTCTAGATACATGTGAATCAGAAAAAtgctaaaacatcttatatttagcaACAAAGAGAGTATATAATAATACAGAAATAGTTCCATGCCATCGGGGATATATGCCACCTAGGTAGTCACCGTGTGATCGGGGAGCTTCGAGATCCGTGCTTGTAGGTTAAGCTAGTGGATTGTTGAAATACATACAGGAAACGGGCACTAATCACAAGCAGGTGTCAGGTGTCAGTTTTTTTGGATTAGCATTGCAGACAAATAGTGGTAGGGAGCCTGGCATGAAAGTTGTACGTGCATTATTGGCTTTACCTGAAGTTGCATGCATACATCTTTTTTTTGTACACACCATACTGATCATGGGTGAGGGCATGCCTagcgcagtggtgaagtcctccccacttaTGTCAAGAGATCCTGTGTTTGAACCAGTCTCTCTGCATTGCAATTTGCATGGGTAAGACTAGGCTCCtttaatccctccccagaccccagcttgtgtgggagcttctatgcactgggtctgtcctttctTTACCACACTGATCATGGGTGTGATCTAAGTTGGAGCACAACATGTGTAAATTGTTATGCAGAAACTGCATTTTTGAGCCAACCCGATGGACACAACAAGTAAAAAAAAAAATGCAATcacgctactccctccgtttcataattcTTGTCTTGGTTTTAGCTAAAACCACACCATGACAAGAATTATGGAACGAAGGGATTACCATTTACCCTGTTATTTCAATTTAAAAAACTACAAAATGAAGGACTTTGATACAATGGAGGCCAATACAATTAGTATGTTTAGAAGCTAAACAAATGATAATGACTCGATGGAATGGACACATTACATGCCCCAAAATTAATCCCGTTGAAACCCCTTGATTGAGCAACAAACGAGGATCCAAATAAAAGCTTGAAAGCTTAGCAGGCCAGCACTTGCAACGCAAGCAAAAGGGACCCATGAGCAGCAGCCCGGCAAAGCGGCGACGccgacggctgggccccacgcgcCAGCCTCTGCGGCGCCACGACACGTCGTCCTTAGCTAGCTCCAGTACTGGTCCAAGGTCCATCCTCCGCGCGCACACGCGCTAGCCGCACTGCGATTCTATTTTTTTTCTACTTCCGGTTAGTCGCCAGTTGATGGTGCCTCGGCTAAGCTTTTAGCCACCGGCCCCTTTGTCTTcttctccctccccctcctttataaaGGAAGGTGGCAATGGCGTCTCACCATGTAGCTAAAGCTAAACCGCCATTTGCTAGCTAGCTATTGTGTACCTGTGCCACCAAAACAGAGCtaaaaaatataaagaaaaagtTTGCAGCTGTTTGCTACGAGCTTGGTTAGTTGGCTCGACGTTGCTTGGTGATATTTCCCTGCGAGTGAAGTGATCTTTGTGTGTGCAAACAAAGCTCGTGGCAATGGGGAGGCAGCCGTGCTGCGACAAGGTGGGGCTGAAGAAAGGCCCGTGGACGGCGGAGGAGGACCAGAAGCTCGTCAGCTTCCTCCTCAGCAACGGCCAATGCTGCTGGAGAGCCGTCCCCAAGCTCGCCGGTGGGTCACTCACTGCCTGCACTTGCTCGCCGGCCGGCTAGCCGGCCGGTTAGCTTGACTAATTACATGCATGCATACTCTGGTCACGACCCACAGCCGACGACCTTTCTTTGATTGACCAATGTTTTGACGTGTTGTGACTTGCGTTTCTGTGAACAGGGTTGCTCCGGTGCGGGAAGAGCTGCCGGCTGCGGTGGACCAACTACCTTCGGCCGGACCTCAAGCGCGGGCTGCtctccgacgaggaggagaagacgGTGATCGACCTGCACGAGCAGCTCGGCAACAGGTGGTCCAAGATCGCCTCCCACCTGCCCGGCCGGACCGACAACGAGATCAAGAACCACTGGAACACGCACATCAAGAAGAAGCTGAGGAAGATGGGCATCGACCCCGCCACCCACAAGCCCCTCCAGCCTGCTGCTGTTGCTACCTATCAGCATCCGCAGCGGCCTACCGGTGGTGAATCGCCGGAGCagaaggtgccggcggcggcggccacgggAAGTCAGTCAGGTGCCGAAGAGGACATGTTCTGCCCCGACGAGGTGCCGACCATGATGCAACTTCTGGATAACATCATCTTGCCATGCGACGTCGTGGAACCGGCGCCGCTCGACAGCA comes from Triticum aestivum cultivar Chinese Spring chromosome 5B, IWGSC CS RefSeq v2.1, whole genome shotgun sequence and encodes:
- the LOC123111916 gene encoding transcription factor MYB20 encodes the protein MGRQPCCDKVGLKKGPWTAEEDQKLVSFLLSNGQCCWRAVPKLAGLLRCGKSCRLRWTNYLRPDLKRGLLSDEEEKTVIDLHEQLGNRWSKIASHLPGRTDNEIKNHWNTHIKKKLRKMGIDPATHKPLQPAAVATYQHPQRPTGGESPEQKVPAAAATGSQSGAEEDMFCPDEVPTMMQLLDNIILPCDVVEPAPLDSSCGTASSPAESSSSSSSASAASSGGGGFEDDWLPKIMEWPVEPMFMMGLDVDVVTGPTSAWEFEDAFNAYQRIALFDHQETWA